The region tctgttttccaggctggtagGGACTGTTCCtaaagggaggaagggatgatACCAGCCTCCTGAGCCTCCTTCTCCTGCGTTAGTGTCTCAGGCCCTGCCAGGCCTTAGAGACCCTCTTATTGACACTGCCCACTGGATGGGGACCGGAGTTGGACTCAGCTTCTGCCGAACTCTCAAATCCCAGCCCCAACTAAAGCATATAACTCAAGACCTTACCTGCACTGAAACCTCTTCTCAACCTGAGCAGGGTGGTCCAATTGAAAGGGTGGGTCTGACCACCTCTCCTGCACCCATGGGGGTTGGCAGAGGTGTGCAGGATCTGCCACTTACCATTCACCATGTGGCCTTGAGGAAGACGCActcggggcctcagtttcctcatctataaaatggggatgtaaTTACACCCTCACACTGTAGCTGTGAATATTCAATGAGAGCACTGCAAAGGGCCTGGTGTGGAGTAGGTCCTCAGGAAAGGTTGGATCCCATGTCCCATCAGAGCTAAAAGCCCCAGGAGGAGAGGGTGGCTGGTTTGTCCCCACAAACCCCTGGGATTCCCGGCTCCCCAGCCCCTTGCCCCTCTCTCCAGTCAGACTCTATTGAACTCCCCCTCTTCTCAAACTTGGGGCCAGAGAACAGTGAAGTAGGAGCAGCCTAAGTCCGGGCAGGGTCCTGTCCATAAAAGGCTTTTCCCGGGCCGGCTCCCCGCCGGCAGCGTGCCCCGCCCCGGCCCGCTCCATCTCCAAAGCATGCAGAGAATGTCTCGGCAGCCCCGGTAGACTGCTCCAACTTGGTGTCTTTCCCCAAATATGGAGCCTGTGTGGAGTCACTGGGGGAGCcgggggtggggagcagagccGGCTTCCTCTAGCAGGGAGGGGGCCGAGGAGCGAGCCAGCGGGGGAGGCTGACATCACCACGGCGGCAGCCCTTTAAACCCCTCACCCAGCCAGCGCCCCATCCTGTCTGTCCGAACCCAGACACAAGTCTTCACTCCTTCCTGCGAGCCCTGAGGAAGCCTTGTGAGTGCATTGGCTGGCGCTTGGAGGGAAGTTGGGCTGGAGCTGGACAGGAGCAGTGGGTGCATTTCAGGCAGGCTCTCCTGAGGTCCCAGGCGCCAGCTCCCTGGCTAGGGAAACCCACCCTCTCAGTCAGCATGGGGGCCCAAGCTCCAGGCAGGGTGGGCTGGATCACTAGCGTCCTGGATCTCTCTCAGACTGGGCAGCCCTGGGCTCATTGAAATGCCCGGGATGACTTGGCTAGTGCAGAGGAATTGATGGTGGAAACCACCGGGGTGAGAGGGAGGCTCCCCATCTCAGCCAGCCGCATCCACAAGGTGTGTGTAAGGCTGCAGGCGCCGGCCGGTTAGGCCGAGGCTCTGCTGTCTGTTGCCCCTCCAGGAGAACCTCCAAGGAGGTGAGGAGTGTGTGAACGCACCTGTGTTGGAGCACGGTGTCCCACTCTGGAGGGTCCCCAGGACCTGAGCAGCAGCGATAGCCCAGTGACAATGTGAAGGGCCACAGAACTCTTGTATTCCACAGTCTGGGGCAAAGAGTGGAGACGGAAGGCCTGTCCTGACAAGAAGCCCCTTCCACTGTCTGACAGTGGGAGGTCACCCCCACTGTAGCAGAGGGGTGGGGGGCGGGTACTGCCAAGGAGGAGCTTTGGAGTGATAGGCGGGGCAGGCCTGGGACCCTTGGTCTTTCCCAAAGGGTGGTTCCCTTTTGAAGTTGCTATTCCAaaggtagcagtgaagatggcATGCATTTATGTAGCCGGGCCACTCCTGTTTGTCCGTGGAGTGGAGAGGAGCCACCTTCCTGCCCTCTCAGAGGTCCAGGTGTGCTCACTCCTATTTGGGAAGAGAGAAGGGGCACAGCAGCCCTGCAGGGGCCCCTGGCTCTGCTCGTGTTTCTGGGCTTCTGCTGGTAGGGGGTGCCACCTTCCCGTTTGCCCCTGGACTGACTTTCTCCACTGCCCACTTTCACCCACTGGGCAGCTCAGGGGAGGGGTCCTGGCAGGAGCCACAGGGCAGGAGGGTCCACGCCTGTCCATGCTGTCCTGGGAGTGTCTTGAGATGCCCCTGGGGGGGCCGCCCTGTGAtcatcctcctcttcccctccccactgGCTCGAAGGCAGGACTGGGGAGGCTTCATCAGAGGACTCTAAAGGATTTCTGGGGATTCTCCACTTTTCGACCCTgacccaggaggaggaaggggaaggatggTGGTGCTGGGTGGGAGTGAGGATGGTGTGTGCTTCATCCCCCTCTGACCGAAATCCTAATCTTGTCTCTAGATCTGGGGGCTGCAGCGTTGTGTACCTGTCACCCTTAGCCTTGCTGCTTTGACCTGTATTGTCTGTTCTGACCCTCCTGAGACTGGAAGCTGGGGGTAGAGGACACACTCTCCTTCCGTCCTGTTCCTCAGGAGCCCAGCAGGGGTGCAGAAGGGGAAGGCAGGCGTGAGGGCAGGTGGAGTGGGGGTAGAAGCAGGGCCAAGGACAGAAGGTGGATGCCTGTCTGGGATGGTGGTGCAAAGGCTGAGACAGAGGCTGGGGTGGATGGAGGCCAGGATGCAGGGCTACCAAAATCACCTGGTCCCAGCTGACTTGGGGGTTTGGACCACAGTTCTTTGTGCAGGAGTCCTTGGGTGGTTGGGGAGCGGGGGTGGGACACACAGGGTGAAGGGAGGGATTGGCTGCTTGTAGCTGAACAGCAGAACACAGCACTCTGCCTTTGGGGTCTCTGGCATCACTGGCAGGGAAAGGGGTGGCTGGGCCAGGAGCCCACCTCATCCCCAGTGCTCAGAGAACTGGGTCCTCAGAGGTGGTCCCGCCCCCACTTTACACATAAGGAAACAGACGCAAGTTGGAGAGGGATGCCCAATGACGGGCACTTCGATGAGTCCATGTGAACTCTGCTCCGTGTGAGCTGCTGCGCGCTCAGGGAATGATTGTGAGAAGGGGGTGGAGGCTGGAGCGGGCAGCAAAGAACTGACATTTTGAGGTCAGTTTTTCACTCCTTGGTCAAGGGCAGGCTCTCTCCCTGGTCATTACCAGGAGCCTGGCTCTGGGCAGCAAAGAACTGACATTTCGAGGAGCTCTGCTAAGGGCCAGGCAGTATGTGAGGGAGTTCACAGACACCGTCCCATTTTCACAGCCCTCTGAGGTTGGTAACATAacccccacttcacagatgaggaactcCAGCCCAGAAAGCCTGTCAGCCCTGAGAAAGGAAGGGCAGGGCATCGGGCTGGGCAGCTGGCCTGGGACCAGTGGGGTGTGATAGTGTTCGCTCTGCTTCCCGCGGGTGGGGTGCCAGTGGGGAGGGGTCTCACCAGAGAGGGAGCCGGGGGAGCGCGCTCCTGCGTCCATCCTCAGACCAGTGTGTCCCTCCCAACCTCTGACCCCTCTGAGGCCAGGGGATGGGTTCGGCTTCCTTTGGTACCTCTTTTGGAAGTCTCTTCAGACAAACACTGGAGAGAAGGCACAGCACCCTAGGGTGACATCAGTGGACAGGTCAGATTCCTGTTCCTgttcccagccacccctgtcTGTCTGCCCAGGGACCTACCTGCCTGGCCCGCTCCTGCTGCCACCCCTCTCCATGAGTGGGACTCCTGAGCAGTGCCAGGCCCAGGCCCTCAGGGTGGCAGTTGCTGGATGGGGCCAGGCTTCCCATTCCCTGGCAGGCAGACTCTTGGCTCTGGAAGATCCCTGGGGGACTCTGACTTCTTGGTTACTCAGGCTACTCCGTAAGGGTAGCCTTATGAGAGCGTAAGGGCATGAGGGGAAGTCGATGGGTAGACCAGGTGTCTCTGATTCCTCTGAGGAAATGCAGCTTCTTTGCCAAGAACTCTTGGGCTTTGGTGGCTTCGTCGCCCTTGCCTGGGGTGGGCGAGTTTTAGTCTCTTCAGCTGCAGACCAGAAGCTGAGCTGACCTGAAAAGAACTGGAGTTCTGGAGTTCGGGCTTCCAGGCCAGGGCCCGCTTCTGGGTGAGAGTGGGAGGTAATGGTTGCTTGAGGCAGAGGCAGTAAACCCTCACACCCGCAGCTGGACAAAGGCACCAGCTGGCTGTATTCTGTGGGGGCAATGTGGCTTCTGGAAGGTCTCTCCAGTGGCTCTGTAGCTGGTCTTGGCAAAGAATGTCCTAGACCAAGGGTTGTCAAACTACAGctcatgggccaaatccagcctgctgtctgcttttgtaagtaaagttttattggaacaaagcCATGTTCATTtgttacatattgtctatggctgctttcacactgcaACAGCAGAGACcatgtggcctgcaaagcctaaaatatgttCTGTCTTATCCTTTACAAAAACAGTTTACTGACCCCTGCTCTAGACCTCCAAAGACCTGGTATCCTCTTTCCTGGTGTTCAAGTTCAGAGAGGTGTCTGGAGTAGGGGCTGAGCCTGGCCTGGATGGGCAGTGCTGTGACAAGTGTCTAGGATGGCCGGGTATCCTGCACAGAGCTAGAAGGCTGCCTGGCACGGGTGAAAGCAGAGCTGCTCCCTGAccctctgcccctccctcctccaccctggCCTGCTTTAGCTTTCCCCAGACATGGCCAACAAGGGTCCTTCCTATGGCATGAGCCGCGAAGTGCAGTCCAAAATCGAGAAGAAGTATGACGAGGAGCTGGAGGAGCGGCTGGTGGAGTGGATCATAGTGCAGTGTGGCCCTGATGTGGGCCGCCCAGACCGTGGGCGCTTGGGTTTCCAGGTCTGGCTGAAGAATGGCGTGGTGAGTGGCACCctgggctggggggctggggtgtGCCACCCTGTGAGTCCTGGGCCAATCCCTGAGCTGACTGCTAAGCTGAGTCCTATGCCCTATGCCTGGTAGATTCTGAGCAAGCTGGTGAACAGCCTGTACCCTGATGGCTCCAAGCCGGTGAAGGTGCCCGAGAACCCACCCTCCATGGTCTTCAAGCAGATGGAGCAGGTGGCTCAGTTCCTGAAGGCGGCTGAGGACTATGGGGTCATCAAGACTGACATGTTCCAGACTGTTGACCTCTTTGAAGGTAGAGAGgaagaggctgggggaggaggtggGCAGGAGGACAGGGTGCCGGGACAGGGAGAGGGAATGACCAGAATATGCCACAACTAGGGGTGTGCTCGCCCGCACACAGCAGGGATGGGATATGCCGAGAATAACATGCCATGCTCACAGGGCCCACTGAGAGGCCTCCCTTGAATTGGGGACAACTCTTGGCCCTggtttggccatttttttgtgaGAGACGGGGGCAGGCCCTGGCTTGGAGTCTTGTTTATATGTTTTTGATGTTCGTCTCCTCTCTCCTGTCTTCTCACAGGCAAAGACATGGCAGCAGTGCAGAGGACCCTGATGGCTTTGGGCAGCTTGGCAGTGACCAAGAATGATGGGCACTACCGTGGAGATCCCAACTGGTTTATGAAGTATGTGGCCCCCAGGGAGCTTGGGTCTCCGCATGGGGTGGGAGGTGGCTTGTTCTAAGGAGCTTGCGGGAAGGATTAGGGGAAGCAGATAGCCAAGAAAGGATAAAGTGAGGGTCTGGGATGGGGAATAATGGGTCCTTAATACTCCTTGACCCCTCCCTTTCCACTCTCCTGCGCTCAGTCTCCCTAGCCTATGAGGCAAGCTAGATTagggaaaaaaagtgaaacaggAAGGCAATGGGATTGGGCTAGGACGTAACTGAGGGATCAGAAAACGGGTGGAAAACACACAGTTCTACCAAGTCTTTATCCTGGTTCCTCCTCTTCTAGGAAAGCGCAGGAGCATAAGAGGGAATTCACAGAGAGCCAGCTGCAGGAGGGAAAGCATGTCATTGGCCTTCAGATGGGCAGCAACAGAGGGGCCTCCCAGGCCGGCATGACAGGCTACGGACGACCTCGGCAGATCATCAGTTAGAGCGGAGAGGGCTAGCCATGAGCCCTGCCCTCCCCCAGCTCCTTGGCTGCAGCCATCCCGCTTAGCCTGCCTCACCCACACCCGTGTGGTACCTTCAGCCCTGGCCAAGCTTTGAGGCTCTGTCACTGAGCAATGGTAACTGCACATGGGCAGCTCCTCCCTGtgcccccagcctcagcccaaCTTCTTACCCGAAAGCATCACTGCCTTGGCCCCTCCCTCCCGGCTGCCCCGTTCACCTCTACTGTCTCCTCCCTGGGCTAAGCAGGGGAGAAGCGGGCTGGGGGTAGCCTGGATGTGGGCCAAGTCCACTGTCCTCCTTGGCGGCAAAAGCCCATTGAAGAAGAACCAGCCCAGCCTGCCCCCTATCTTGTCCTGGAATATTTTTGGGGTtggaactcaaaaaaaaaaaaaaaaaaaaaaaaaatcaatcttttcTCAGGCCTGGCTGGCAGAGTTTGATTTGCCCTGGTCACTTTTGTTACGGTTTCAGATCTGTGCAGGGGACACGCAGGCATCTCGGGCTTGTATGTGTTCCTGGCTGCCGTCCTCTGAAGGACCCTTCACGTGCCAAGATTCCAGGATAGTCAGATTCTTTCAGAGGAAACAGGCCATAGAACAGGAGAGTGAATCTTGGAGACCGAAGGGAAAAAGGAGCCACTCAGCAGCGTGCAGTGGCTTTGGGGAGACAGAGGAAAGGAGAGATTGCGAGTGGCAGAATTGTTTGGAAGGTTTTTATTCTGGAAAAGCTGtgcagaaaaaaattcaagaaaatgttgctgtgaaaagagaaaaacaaatcttaagcattaaaaaaaattcaaccaacTAGCTCAGAAGAGGGGAGAAGGCCAAGGATGAGAGAAGAGTCACAGCCTGTCAGGCAGATAGCTGGCCTCCGGCGGGAAGGCCATTTCCCTGAGCACTTGCAGAGGAAGACAGGGTGGTGGCAGGACTGGAGTGGCAGTGGCTCCCAAAGCTCTCTCCTCCAACATGTGCGTCTGCCATCTGCTCTGCAGTCCTGCCGCAGGATTCCCTAGTGAAGCAGCTCAGGCCTGGGGGAGCCGTGTGTATCCCAGCTGTGCCGGCAGCATCATACCAATCGTGGGGGTGGTGAAGGAGCCAGGGGTTCATTCATGGTTGGTTTCTGATCAGGCATCTTGGGAATGGATAATGGAGGCAGCCGCTTTCAGGACAGGCACGTCCAGGGGCTCCTCCCAGCCTCTACCCCGAAGTCCTCTTCCCAAGTGACCCCAGTGATGTTTCCATTGAGATGCGCTCCTGGCTATGGCAGGCACCTTCTCAACTCATATGTGGGAAGGGGTCCCCCACGCTTGGGGGACCTAGGCAGCTGGCTTGGCCCAAGAGGGATGAGGATGGAGGCCAAACCAAAGGGGGGCGCCAATCCCCTGTCCAACACCTTCTCACCAAAAGCTCCCGTTTGGCTGGAGGCAGACCCTGTGGCTCTGACCAGACTTCTCTGGCAGCAATCCTCCGCCATTTGTATCTTAAGAAGGCCCTCACCCTCTTTGAGTGGAGTCAGAGGATGCCTCAGATTCCAGATGTAAGCATCAGAACTGCTTTCTGTCAAGAGCTCCCTCATTTTGGGAAAGAAGAGCCTGTCCCACACTGTCAGGCCCTGAGGTCAGCAGATCTGCTCCTCCTTCCCGTGCAGTAGGTCTAGGTGCTGATGAGGGCAGTCCAGGGCGCTCTTGTTCTGGGACAGGCTCCAGTCCCCTTGCTCCAGCAGGTCTGGGGCAAGGAGGTCAGAGGTGGTGGGAGGGCCCCTGCTCTCTGTTTCCACTTCGTCTGGATCCTTGCTGCTGCAAAGTGGCACTGATTCTAGCTCTGTCCCTTCCTCCTTGGTTTTCCGGCTCCGATGGGGCCAGTGGCAGGGTCCACTCCTACAAACTTGATTGGAAGCCACATTCCTCTGGCTCAAATATACTTCCAGCATGTAGTAAACGGTCCAGAAGACGGTGAAACAGCCTACCAGCACCAGGGTCTGGGGCCGAGGCAAGCACCTACGTGAGGCACTGTTTCCCGAAGCCTACAGCCTTTCTCAGCCCAGGACAATGAGCTCAGAAAGTCTTTTTCCTTCTAGGGACTGCCTTTTTCACCCAAACTgttccccctgccccctcccccgaCAAGGCCTGTCCTGTAAGAGTTAGGCTAGCAGGGTAGGAGCAATGCTATGAAACCACTGCTGGGACCCAGGTCTTCCCAGTCCTTCACCCCGCAGGTCACCCTGAGAAACACACTAAGAACTCCATCCCCCAGACAGGACAGTCCCATCTACCCGCAGCTTGAGTCTTGGCCCTAGTACCTTGAGGGTGTTGGGGGTGATGGTGTAACCATCTTCCTCAGGAATTTTCAGCCCcggtgggcagggcagggcgaAGTCATCGTGCAGGTATTTTCCACTCATGGCACTCTCTAACAGCCTGTGGAGAAGAAAAGAGGTGAGGATGTCCCACTGACTATGGTTCCTATACCATCTGCCCTCACCCATCTTCCCGCCTTACAGCTGAAGACAGGGAAGCCCCACAGCAAAAAGGGGAGGCCCAGACTGTGAGTTCCCAGCCCGGGGCTCCATCTACCGGCTTGAGGCTGGAGCTGGGAAGCACAGCTGGGGTTCAGAGGGCGATGGGCTCCCTAGGCGGCCCTTCCCCTGTGACTGGCCTACCCTCTGACACGTGCGGCTTTACCCACCTTTGTCTGTCCCTGATGTCTACTGGACTCCACACAGAGCCATATAGGGTCAGCTGCCATTGCCGGAGGATGCCGACCTGGAATGACTCATCCCCTAGGGCAGCAAGGGGCAGCTCGTGAGCCACGCCCCTCTGTCAGCCATGCCAAACAGCAGAGGCCCTGCCCGCCCTGCCACCCAAAGGGGCTCAGGTCACATGGTCTGCTCCAGGAGCTGCCTCACTGTGTCCCACTGACCCCAGGTTCTGCAGAAGGGCCTCACTGGGTGCCCTTAGGGATGGAAAGGGTTGAAAGGCTGTACTCCAAAGCAGAGTCTTGCTTTTCTCTCCCATATTTTGGGGGTTCAGCTGGGATTGGAAAAAATGTCTTTCTACCAAATTAAAGAAagctttgaaaaccactggcctAGCGAATACCTAACTGACTGGAGGATGGGAGGGTGGAGCTCAATTTCCAGTCTATACGCTGATACTAAAGATATTCACAATTCATGGATATTGTGGCCTTCACTGATATGGTGACCTTCCACAAGTCACCTCAAACCTCTGggccagtttaaaaaaaatggtgaaatgaGTCCTGCCCTTACCTGCCTACCGGGGCTGGCCGAAGGATGGTTATACGTAAAAGGACTTGAAATGTGGTTTCGACAAGGACTTTTTGTTGCTATCCTGAGGAAAAATGGATGGGTCACTCCTCCAAGGAATATGAGAGGTAGTATAAATGAACAGTTTCAGATAGCAATGCCCATTTCATGGATGGGCCACACTCTTGGCATCAACCCTCTTGGTCCAATGGCAACCCTATATATTGCACACGGGACACTTTCTGTGGGGACTCTTGAGATGCAGAGGGACCAGATAACAAGCAGGAAAGGCAGGGCCTGGTGTGAGGGCACAAGACTCACCGACATCCCTGATGACAAGCCTGTAGGTCCCTCGGGCTCTCTCCCCCCAGCATCGCACAGTGGAGAAGGTCCAGTCATTGAAGCCGTTGGGATCCCTGAGGAAAGAACACAGCAGAAACAGGTGGAAGGCGTGGGCCAGAGAGCTGACCTTCCCCCAGCAACACTTTCTTACTGTAGTAGCCGTGGAAACAACTTGGGAGGGTGCCACGAGGGCTTCTCAGGTGCCCCTTGCCCCTGGGGTCTCATGGAAGGAGGAATTTGTGTTAACGTGGTGTGGTGGAAAAAGCAAGCATGGAGCGCGCACAGGCTTGAAGTCCCACGGATCTAGGTTTATTCTTATTCTCTTGGGCACTTACTAGCTCCatgacttgttttctttttctttctttttctttttggagacagggtctcactctgttatccaagctggagtgcagtggcatgatcacagctcactgcagccttgacttcctgggttcaagtgatcctcccacctcagtctcctgagtagctgggactataggcctgtaaggctaatctttaaatttttttgtagagacagggtctcactttgttgcccaggctggtcttgaactcctggcttcaagtgattctcctgccttgacctcccaaagtgctgggattacaggtgtgagccaccacacccagccagtttcctcatttgtaaaaggagGTTACAAAGTCTAATCTAGGGGGTTCTTAGAAGGATTAGAGAACGTGTATGTGAGGTGCAGGGCCTAGCGCTTGAAGAAGGCATGTGACGAAAGGCTTCCAGCTGCCAGGGATAGCCAGTGCCACAGTAGTTTAGGACAGTGCCAGGATCCACTTCTCCCATTTCTTTTCCTTGGAAAGGCCCTTGCTGAAAAGGTTGCTCAGGCCTTGGGCGGGTGTACGTACGAGTCCATGCTGCGGGGGGCGCCGATGAGGGACATCATGCCACTGGGGCAGAACAGCTTCAGCTCCAAGCTGCCGCGCCGTGGGTGAGTGATGGAGACTGTCACTGCCACATGCTCCAGGGTCTTCAGCCCTGACATCTCCAGGTCCATCCTGCTGACTGTAGAAAGTCAGGCTGGGCAGCTGGGAAACCAGCCCACAAACACGCCTTCACTTCACCCCCATGTACACAAAGACACATGCTCACTGAAGCCACATACAAACATCTACGGAAACCCTAACTGGGACCTCGCCTATACTAGTAAATGGAATGGAGCTGCTGCTCTCAAGGTTACAACGTAGCTTCGAGTGCAGCTGGGAAGACAACACATGCC is a window of Gorilla gorilla gorilla isolate KB3781 chromosome 9, NHGRI_mGorGor1-v2.1_pri, whole genome shotgun sequence DNA encoding:
- the TAGLN gene encoding transgelin, giving the protein MANKGPSYGMSREVQSKIEKKYDEELEERLVEWIIVQCGPDVGRPDRGRLGFQVWLKNGVILSKLVNSLYPDGSKPVKVPENPPSMVFKQMEQVAQFLKAAEDYGVIKTDMFQTVDLFEGKDMAAVQRTLMALGSLAVTKNDGHYRGDPNWFMKKAQEHKREFTESQLQEGKHVIGLQMGSNRGASQAGMTGYGRPRQIIS